A genomic stretch from Vulpes lagopus strain Blue_001 chromosome 11, ASM1834538v1, whole genome shotgun sequence includes:
- the LOC121501650 gene encoding protein CEBPZOS-like: protein MAHTMEPLAKKIFKGVLVVELLGIFGAYFLFNRMNTSQDFRQTMRKKFSFILEVYYKSIEQSGMYGVREQDQERWLNSQ, encoded by the coding sequence ATGGCTCACACTATGGAACCACTGGCAAAGAAGATCTTTAAAGGAGTTTTAGTAGTTGAACTCTTGGGCATTTTTGGAGCgtattttttgtttaataggATGAACACAAGCCAAGATTTCAGGCAGACAATGAGGAAGAAATTTTCCTTCATCTTGGAAGTTTATTACAAATCCATTGAACAGTCTGGAATGTATGGAGTCAGAGAGCAAGATCAAGAAAGATGGCTGAATAGCCAATAG